From Falco cherrug isolate bFalChe1 chromosome 4, bFalChe1.pri, whole genome shotgun sequence, one genomic window encodes:
- the NICN1 gene encoding nicolin-1, with translation MSGAAGPPAGPGRSPLPCAPRPAAALQLSGGAEPARPGVAVIDLRLPRGAAADVQEIVFRNFYTAFLSVRVQRLGPAGPRRWVTCLRDYRLMPCPHTEEGSQDYFSLRRHQMLCDMDQVTAVRFILRQPSPVWLHFTIEELQIFPPGQKSPQKDFPSWLSQLTPPELPASLHGELPDPEKVSTEVQQMWVLTEVIRARQAAARIGRFDVDGCYDINLLSYT, from the exons ATGtcgggagcggcggggccgcccgcggggccgggccgttCCCCGCTgccctgcgccccccgccccgccgccgcgctccaGCTGAGCGGGGGGGCCGAGCCGGCGCGGCCCGGCGTCGCCGTCATCGACCTCCGCCTCCCCCGCGGCGCCGCTGCCGAC GTGCAGGAGATCGTCTTCAGGAACTTCTACACGGCCTTCCTGAGCGTGCGGGTGCAGCGCCTCGGCcctgccggcccccgccgctGGGTGACCTGCCTGCGGGACTACCGCCTGATGCCCTGCCCGCACACTGAGGAGGGCTCCCAGGACTACTTCTCCCTCCGCCGCCACCAG ATGCTGTGTGACATGGACCAGGTGACAGCAGTGCGATTCATCCTGCGGCAGCCCTCCCCAGTCTGGCTCCATTTCACCATTGAGGAGCTGCAGATTTTTCCCCCCGGACAAAAG AGCCCCCAGAAGGATTTCCCCTCCTGGCTCTCCCAGCTGACCCCTCCggagctgccagccagcctgcacGGG GAGCTCCCTGACCCGGAGAAGGTGTCAACAGAGGTCCAGCAAATGTGGGTGCTGACGGAGGTGATCCGGGCTCGCCAGGCAGCTGCCCGCATCGGGCGCTTTGAC GTGGATGGCTGCTACGATATCAACCTGCTTTCCTACACGTGA
- the AMT gene encoding aminomethyltransferase, mitochondrial, with the protein MLRAGCRAALPRRPPGSAPLSGAGGAPPGGTEAAAGLKRTPLDALHRSRGGRMVPFAGWSLPLHYGQGHLQSHLHTRRHCSLFDVSHMPQTRVYGRDRVRFMESLVVGDIAELKPGQGTLTLLTNERGGIVDDLIVTNTSEDHLYVVSNAGCADKDLAIMRGRAAELQAAGSDIHLEVSDNALLALQGPSMARVLQAGLSDDLAKLSFMNSITTTVFGVPGCRVTRCGYTGEDGVEISVPAGQAVELAERLLHVPEVWPAGLAARDSLRLEAGLCLYGNDIDETTTPAEAGLLWTLGKRRRTAMDFPGAAIIMAQVKEKPKRKRVGLTSVGPPIRPHMVILGPKGTPVGTVTSGCPSPSLGKNIAMGYVEAAHSRAGTALAVEVRKKQHPAVVTKMPFVPTQYYMAK; encoded by the exons ATGCTGCGGGCGGGCTGTCGCGCCGCGCtaccccgccgccccccgggctCCGCGCCGCtgagcggggccggcggggcgccgCCCGGGGGGaccgaggcggcggcggggctgaaGCGGACGCCGCTGGACGCCCTGCACCGGTCCCGCGGCGGGCGGATGGTGCCGTTTGCCGGCTGGAGCCTGCCGCTGCACTacgggcagggccacctccagTCCCACCTGCACACTCGCCGCCACTGCTCGCTCTTCGACGTCTCGCACATGCCGCAG ACGCGGGTGTACGGCCGGGACCGTGTCAGGTTCATGGAGAGCCTGGTGGTGGGGGACATCGCCGAGCTGAAGCCGGGACAG GGCACCCTGACACTGCTCACCAACGAGAGGGGTGGCATCGTGGATGACCTCATTGTCACCAACACATCAGAAGATCACCTCTACGTGGTGTCCAATGCTGGCTGCGCTGACAAGGACTTGGCCATTATGAGG ggcagagcagcggAGCTGCAGGCCGCCGGCAGTGACATTCATCTGGAAGTGTCGGACAACGCGCTGCTGGCTCTGCAAG GTCCCTCCATGGCAcgggtgctgcaggcagggctgtcgGATGACCTAGCCAAGCTCTCCTTCATGAATAGCATTACCACAACAGTCTTTGGCGTGCCAGGCTGCCGGGTCACGCGCTGCGGCTACACCGGCGAGGATGGTGTAGAG ATCTCAGTGCCTGCAGGGCAGGCGGTGGAGCTGGCCGAGCGGCTGCTGCATGTCCCCGAGGTGTGgccggcggggctggcggccAGGGACAGCCTGCGCCTGGAGGCCGGGCTCTGCCTCTATGGCAACGACATCGATGAGACCACCACACCTGCTGAGGCCGGGCTGCTGTGGACCTTGG GGAAGCGGCGACGCACAGCCATGGACTTCCCCGGTGCGGCTATCATCATGGCACAAGTGAAAGAGAAGCCGAAACGCAAGCGCGTGGGGCTGACATCAGTGGGACCCCCCATACGGCCCCACATGGTGATCCTGGGCCCCAAGGGCACGCCTGTGG GCACTGTGACCAGCGGCTGCCCCTCGCCCTCCCTGGGCAAGAACATCGCCATGGGCTACGTGGAGGCAGCGCACAGCCGGGCTGGCACCGCACTCGCCGTCGAGGTGCGGAAGAAGCAGCATCCAGCAGTCGTCACCAAGATGCCCTTTGTGCCCACCCAGTACTACATGGCCAAATGA
- the UBA7 gene encoding ubiquitin-like modifier-activating enzyme 7 isoform X2 — MAGSGAEERMYSRQLYVLGSGARRLAGAAVLVSGLRGTGAQVAAALVLAGTGRVVLHDRGTACTADRAHQFLLGENDIGQNRAEASQRALADLNPRVVVAAYTGELLEDFLTSFQVVVLTESPLEEQLRVGDFCHAQGICFIVADAKGLAGQLFCDFGKHFIVDDPAEGDPLCATVQHISQGNPGVVTCMGTEDSHGHLFCDGDLVTFSGVEGMVELNGQEPVPVRVLDAFRLEIKDTSSFSPYRRGGLVSQVRLPQVHSYEPLCQSLAEPKIRVASPEELPRSRSLHTAFQALHAFRREQGRLPRPRVPADAERVLELARSLGVQQGPLDEDVVRAFASVSAGDLCPVAAVVGALAAQEALKAITGKFLPLDQWLYFDALECLGLEGAAQLAEEDCAPRGSRYDGQIAVFGAAFQEQLGCQKYLVVGAGAVGCELLKNFAMMGLAAGPGGDLTVTDMDTVALSNLHRQLLYRSADISRPKSVVAAEAVRRMNPDVRVTAHQNQVGPVTEPFYGDNFFRRLDGVASALDTLEARAYLESRCLRCLTPLLDSGTEGARGNVLAMVPPLTKPLGPAGTPGNGTFPVCTLRYFPRTIQHTLQWARDEFEGLFQLPAEHVSQFMEDPAFLEQLPAAKALEVLQQVQGSLQERPRDWQDCVRWARRHWQSCYHDAITQLLHTFPPEHETSPGVPFWAGDRTCPYPLTFNPDNDTHLEYILAAAHLFAQAHKVPPCRDRAAAQTILRSMVLPPFVPQEGLHIPLTEEQEEARMPADHGGLAELLQDLVQQRQELVGGEEVRVPLMEPIYFEKDNDIHVDFITAASNLRAENYGIPPANWLTSKRIAGRIVPAIITTTAAVAGLACLEVYKLVWGCQDLSCYRNSNFCLSDCLLLRIQPLPPPTYRYGGREWNCWDRLEMQAVGTDGQEATVQEVLDWLQRTHGWTVTMLLCGHTVLYDREEDEETRAQQQAQRLSENLEDTGELRQRELELLYVCEGEEAETEDTRPPLLCSLP; from the exons AtggcgggcagcggcgcggaGGAGCGCATGTACTCGCGGCAGCT GTACGTGCTGGGCAGCGGCGCGCGGCGGCTGGCCGGGGCGGCGGTGCTGGTGTCGGGGCTGCGCGGGACCGGAGCGCAGGTGGCGGCGGCGCTGGTGCTGGCGGGAACCGGGCGCGTCGTCCTGCACGACCGCGGCACCGCCTGCACTGCCGACCGCGCCCACCAG TTCCTCCTTGGGGAGAATGATATAGGCCAGAACCGTGCCGAGGCGTCCCAGCGGGCCCTGGCCGATCTGAACCCCCGCGTGGTGGTGGCTGCTTACACCGGGGAGCTGTTGGAGGACTTCCTCACCTCCTTTCAG GTGGTGGTGCTGACCGAGTCACCGCTGGAGGAGCAGCTCCGTGTTGGGGACTTCTGCCATGCCCAGGGCATTTGCTTCATCGTGGCTGATGCCAAGGGGCTGGCAGG GCAGCTGTTCTGCGACTTTGGGAAGCACTTCATTGTTGATGACCCAGCAGAAGGGGACCCACTGTGTGCCACTGTGCAGCACATCTCCCAG GGCAACCCAGGCGTGGTGACATGCATGGGAACAGAGGACAGCCATGGCCACCTTTTCTGCGATGGTGACCTGGTGACGTTTTCTGGAGTGGAGGGGATGGTTGAGCTGAACGGCCAGGAGCCCGTCCCCGTGCGTGTGCTGG ATGCCTTCAGGCTGGAGATCAAGGACACCAGCTCGTTCTCACCCTACCGCCGCGGGGGGCTGGTTTCGCAGGTGCGGCTGCCCCAGGTGCACTCCTAT GAGCCCCTGTGCCAGTCACTGGCAGAGCCCAAGATCCGGGTGGCAAGTCCTGAGGAGCTGCCACGCAGCCGCAGCCTACACACCGCCTTCCAGGCCCTGCACGCTTTCCGCAGGGAGCAGGGCCGCCTGCCCCGGCCCAGGGTGCCG GCGGATGCCGAGagggtgctggagctggcacGGAGCCTGGGAGTGCAGCAAGGTCCCCTGGACGAGGACGTCGTGCGAGCCTTTGCCAGCGTGAGTGCGGGGGACCTGTGCCCCGTGGCTGCCGTCGTTGGGGCCCTGGCAGCCCAGGAAGCGCTGAAG GCCATCACTGGGAAGTTCCTGCCCCTGGACCAGTGGTTGTACTTCGACGCCCTGGagtgcctggggctggagggggccGCGCAGCTGGCGGAGGAGGACTGCGCCCCG AGGGGCTCCCGCTATGATGGCCAGATCGCTGTCTTCGGGGCTGCcttccaggagcagctgggctgccagAAGTACTTGGTG GTGGGAGCCGGCGCAGTTGGCTGCGAGCTGCTGAAAAACTTTGCCATGAtggggctggcggcggggccagGTGGGGACCTCACTGTCACCGACATGGACACTGTCGCCCTCTCCAACCTCCATCGGCAGCTCCTCTACCGCTCAGCAGATATATCG AGGCCGAAGTCGGTGGTGGCTGCAGAGGCCGTGCGGCGCATGAACCCTGATGTCAGGGTGACGGCTCACCAGAACCAGGTGGGACCTGTCACTGAGCCCTTCTATGGGGACAACTTCTTCCGGCGCCTGGATGGCGTCGCCAGCGCCCTGGACACACTGGAGGCCC GTGCCTACTTGGAGAGCCGCTGCCTTCGCTGCCTCACGCCACTGCTGGACTCTGGCACAGAGGGAGCACGGGGGAACGTGCTGGCCATGGTGCCCCCCCTGACCAAGCCACTGGGGCCAGCTGGCACCCCGGGGAATGGCACCTTCCCTGTCTGCACGCTGCGGTACTTTCCCCGCACCATCCAGCACACACTGCAG TGGGCCCGTGATGAGTTTGAGGGGCTCTTCCAGCTGCCCGCGGAGCATGTCAGCCAGTTCATGGA AgacccagctttcctggagcagctgccagcagcgaAGGCCCTGGAGGTCCTGCAGCAAGTGCAGGGGAGCCTGCAGGAGCGGCCACGGGACTGGCAGGACTGCGTGCGCTGGGCCCGCCggcactggcagagctgctACCACGATGCCAtcacccagctgctgcacaccTTCCCCCCGGAGCAC GAAACCAGCCCTGGTGTCCCCTTCTGGGCAGGGGATAGGACCTGTCCCTATCCACTGACATTCAACCCTGACAAC GACACCCACCTGGAGTACATCCTGGCCGCTGCCCACCTCTTTGCGCAAGCACACAAGGTGCCACCATGCAGAGACCGGGCAGCCGCCCAGACCATCCTCCGCAGCATGGTCCTGCCACCCTTCGTGCCCCAGGAGGGGCTCCACATCCCCCtcacagaggagcaggaggaggcacGGATGCCTGCGG ACCATGGTGGGCTGGCGGAGCTCCTTCAGGACCTGgtgcagcaaaggcaggagcTGGTAGGCGGTGAGGAGGTGCGAGTGCCCCTGATGGAGCCCATCTACTTTGAGAAG GACAATGACATCCACGTGGACTTCATCACAGCAGCATCCAACCTGCGTGCAGAGAACTATGGCATCCCCCCTGCCAACTGGCTGACG AGCAAGCGGATTGCGGGGCGGATCGTGCCTGCCATCATCACCACCACAGCAGCCGTGGCCGGGCTGGCATGCCTGGAGGTCTACAAACTGGTGTGGGGGTGCCAGGACCTCAGCTGCTACCGCAACAGCAACTTCTGCCTGTCCGACTGCCTGCTGCTCCGCATCCAGCCCCTGCCGCCCCCCACCTACCGG TACGGCGGGAGAGAGTGGAACTGCTGGGACCGGCTGGAGATGCAGGCAGTTGGCACAGATGGGCAGGAGGCAACAGTGCAAGAGGTGCTGGACTGGCTTCAG AGGACACATGGCTGGACCGTGACCATGCTCCTGTGTGGCCACACCGTGCTCTACGAcagggaggaggatgaagagACACgggcccagcagcaggcacagag GTTATCAGAGAATCTGGAGGATACTGGGGAGCTGCGACAGCgtgagctggagctgctgtatGTGTGCGAGGGAGAGGAGGCTGAGACTGAAGATACCCgtccccctctcctctgctccctaCCCTAA
- the UBA7 gene encoding ubiquitin-like modifier-activating enzyme 7 isoform X3 gives MGTEDSHGHLFCDGDLVTFSGVEGMVELNGQEPVPVRVLDAFRLEIKDTSSFSPYRRGGLVSQVRLPQVHSYEPLCQSLAEPKIRVASPEELPRSRSLHTAFQALHAFRREQGRLPRPRVPADAERVLELARSLGVQQGPLDEDVVRAFASVSAGDLCPVAAVVGALAAQEALKAITGKFLPLDQWLYFDALECLGLEGAAQLAEEDCAPRGSRYDGQIAVFGAAFQEQLGCQKYLVVGAGAVGCELLKNFAMMGLAAGPGGDLTVTDMDTVALSNLHRQLLYRSADISRPKSVVAAEAVRRMNPDVRVTAHQNQVGPVTEPFYGDNFFRRLDGVASALDTLEARAYLESRCLRCLTPLLDSGTEGARGNVLAMVPPLTKPLGPAGTPGNGTFPVCTLRYFPRTIQHTLQWARDEFEGLFQLPAEHVSQFMEDPAFLEQLPAAKALEVLQQVQGSLQERPRDWQDCVRWARRHWQSCYHDAITQLLHTFPPEHETSPGVPFWAGDRTCPYPLTFNPDNDTHLEYILAAAHLFAQAHKVPPCRDRAAAQTILRSMVLPPFVPQEGLHIPLTEEQEEARMPADHGGLAELLQDLVQQRQELVGGEEVRVPLMEPIYFEKDNDIHVDFITAASNLRAENYGIPPANWLTSKRIAGRIVPAIITTTAAVAGLACLEVYKLVWGCQDLSCYRNSNFCLSDCLLLRIQPLPPPTYRYGGREWNCWDRLEMQAVGTDGQEATVQEVLDWLQRTHGWTVTMLLCGHTVLYDREEDEETRAQQQAQRLSENLEDTGELRQRELELLYVCEGEEAETEDTRPPLLCSLP, from the exons ATGGGAACAGAGGACAGCCATGGCCACCTTTTCTGCGATGGTGACCTGGTGACGTTTTCTGGAGTGGAGGGGATGGTTGAGCTGAACGGCCAGGAGCCCGTCCCCGTGCGTGTGCTGG ATGCCTTCAGGCTGGAGATCAAGGACACCAGCTCGTTCTCACCCTACCGCCGCGGGGGGCTGGTTTCGCAGGTGCGGCTGCCCCAGGTGCACTCCTAT GAGCCCCTGTGCCAGTCACTGGCAGAGCCCAAGATCCGGGTGGCAAGTCCTGAGGAGCTGCCACGCAGCCGCAGCCTACACACCGCCTTCCAGGCCCTGCACGCTTTCCGCAGGGAGCAGGGCCGCCTGCCCCGGCCCAGGGTGCCG GCGGATGCCGAGagggtgctggagctggcacGGAGCCTGGGAGTGCAGCAAGGTCCCCTGGACGAGGACGTCGTGCGAGCCTTTGCCAGCGTGAGTGCGGGGGACCTGTGCCCCGTGGCTGCCGTCGTTGGGGCCCTGGCAGCCCAGGAAGCGCTGAAG GCCATCACTGGGAAGTTCCTGCCCCTGGACCAGTGGTTGTACTTCGACGCCCTGGagtgcctggggctggagggggccGCGCAGCTGGCGGAGGAGGACTGCGCCCCG AGGGGCTCCCGCTATGATGGCCAGATCGCTGTCTTCGGGGCTGCcttccaggagcagctgggctgccagAAGTACTTGGTG GTGGGAGCCGGCGCAGTTGGCTGCGAGCTGCTGAAAAACTTTGCCATGAtggggctggcggcggggccagGTGGGGACCTCACTGTCACCGACATGGACACTGTCGCCCTCTCCAACCTCCATCGGCAGCTCCTCTACCGCTCAGCAGATATATCG AGGCCGAAGTCGGTGGTGGCTGCAGAGGCCGTGCGGCGCATGAACCCTGATGTCAGGGTGACGGCTCACCAGAACCAGGTGGGACCTGTCACTGAGCCCTTCTATGGGGACAACTTCTTCCGGCGCCTGGATGGCGTCGCCAGCGCCCTGGACACACTGGAGGCCC GTGCCTACTTGGAGAGCCGCTGCCTTCGCTGCCTCACGCCACTGCTGGACTCTGGCACAGAGGGAGCACGGGGGAACGTGCTGGCCATGGTGCCCCCCCTGACCAAGCCACTGGGGCCAGCTGGCACCCCGGGGAATGGCACCTTCCCTGTCTGCACGCTGCGGTACTTTCCCCGCACCATCCAGCACACACTGCAG TGGGCCCGTGATGAGTTTGAGGGGCTCTTCCAGCTGCCCGCGGAGCATGTCAGCCAGTTCATGGA AgacccagctttcctggagcagctgccagcagcgaAGGCCCTGGAGGTCCTGCAGCAAGTGCAGGGGAGCCTGCAGGAGCGGCCACGGGACTGGCAGGACTGCGTGCGCTGGGCCCGCCggcactggcagagctgctACCACGATGCCAtcacccagctgctgcacaccTTCCCCCCGGAGCAC GAAACCAGCCCTGGTGTCCCCTTCTGGGCAGGGGATAGGACCTGTCCCTATCCACTGACATTCAACCCTGACAAC GACACCCACCTGGAGTACATCCTGGCCGCTGCCCACCTCTTTGCGCAAGCACACAAGGTGCCACCATGCAGAGACCGGGCAGCCGCCCAGACCATCCTCCGCAGCATGGTCCTGCCACCCTTCGTGCCCCAGGAGGGGCTCCACATCCCCCtcacagaggagcaggaggaggcacGGATGCCTGCGG ACCATGGTGGGCTGGCGGAGCTCCTTCAGGACCTGgtgcagcaaaggcaggagcTGGTAGGCGGTGAGGAGGTGCGAGTGCCCCTGATGGAGCCCATCTACTTTGAGAAG GACAATGACATCCACGTGGACTTCATCACAGCAGCATCCAACCTGCGTGCAGAGAACTATGGCATCCCCCCTGCCAACTGGCTGACG AGCAAGCGGATTGCGGGGCGGATCGTGCCTGCCATCATCACCACCACAGCAGCCGTGGCCGGGCTGGCATGCCTGGAGGTCTACAAACTGGTGTGGGGGTGCCAGGACCTCAGCTGCTACCGCAACAGCAACTTCTGCCTGTCCGACTGCCTGCTGCTCCGCATCCAGCCCCTGCCGCCCCCCACCTACCGG TACGGCGGGAGAGAGTGGAACTGCTGGGACCGGCTGGAGATGCAGGCAGTTGGCACAGATGGGCAGGAGGCAACAGTGCAAGAGGTGCTGGACTGGCTTCAG AGGACACATGGCTGGACCGTGACCATGCTCCTGTGTGGCCACACCGTGCTCTACGAcagggaggaggatgaagagACACgggcccagcagcaggcacagag GTTATCAGAGAATCTGGAGGATACTGGGGAGCTGCGACAGCgtgagctggagctgctgtatGTGTGCGAGGGAGAGGAGGCTGAGACTGAAGATACCCgtccccctctcctctgctccctaCCCTAA
- the UBA7 gene encoding ubiquitin-like modifier-activating enzyme 7 isoform X1, with the protein MAGSGAEERMYSRQLYVLGSGARRLAGAAVLVSGLRGTGAQVAAALVLAGTGRVVLHDRGTACTADRAHQFLLGENDIGQNRAEASQRALADLNPRVVVAAYTGELLEDFLTSFQVVVLTESPLEEQLRVGDFCHAQGICFIVADAKGLAGQLFCDFGKHFIVDDPAEGDPLCATVQHISQGNPGVVTCMGTEDSHGHLFCDGDLVTFSGVEGMVELNGQEPVPVRVLDAFRLEIKDTSSFSPYRRGGLVSQVRLPQVHSYEPLCQSLAEPKIRVASPEELPRSRSLHTAFQALHAFRREQGRLPRPRVPVSPLSASAWPLRSPATLPGLPSPLCPQADAERVLELARSLGVQQGPLDEDVVRAFASVSAGDLCPVAAVVGALAAQEALKAITGKFLPLDQWLYFDALECLGLEGAAQLAEEDCAPRGSRYDGQIAVFGAAFQEQLGCQKYLVVGAGAVGCELLKNFAMMGLAAGPGGDLTVTDMDTVALSNLHRQLLYRSADISRPKSVVAAEAVRRMNPDVRVTAHQNQVGPVTEPFYGDNFFRRLDGVASALDTLEARAYLESRCLRCLTPLLDSGTEGARGNVLAMVPPLTKPLGPAGTPGNGTFPVCTLRYFPRTIQHTLQWARDEFEGLFQLPAEHVSQFMEDPAFLEQLPAAKALEVLQQVQGSLQERPRDWQDCVRWARRHWQSCYHDAITQLLHTFPPEHETSPGVPFWAGDRTCPYPLTFNPDNDTHLEYILAAAHLFAQAHKVPPCRDRAAAQTILRSMVLPPFVPQEGLHIPLTEEQEEARMPADHGGLAELLQDLVQQRQELVGGEEVRVPLMEPIYFEKDNDIHVDFITAASNLRAENYGIPPANWLTSKRIAGRIVPAIITTTAAVAGLACLEVYKLVWGCQDLSCYRNSNFCLSDCLLLRIQPLPPPTYRYGGREWNCWDRLEMQAVGTDGQEATVQEVLDWLQRTHGWTVTMLLCGHTVLYDREEDEETRAQQQAQRLSENLEDTGELRQRELELLYVCEGEEAETEDTRPPLLCSLP; encoded by the exons AtggcgggcagcggcgcggaGGAGCGCATGTACTCGCGGCAGCT GTACGTGCTGGGCAGCGGCGCGCGGCGGCTGGCCGGGGCGGCGGTGCTGGTGTCGGGGCTGCGCGGGACCGGAGCGCAGGTGGCGGCGGCGCTGGTGCTGGCGGGAACCGGGCGCGTCGTCCTGCACGACCGCGGCACCGCCTGCACTGCCGACCGCGCCCACCAG TTCCTCCTTGGGGAGAATGATATAGGCCAGAACCGTGCCGAGGCGTCCCAGCGGGCCCTGGCCGATCTGAACCCCCGCGTGGTGGTGGCTGCTTACACCGGGGAGCTGTTGGAGGACTTCCTCACCTCCTTTCAG GTGGTGGTGCTGACCGAGTCACCGCTGGAGGAGCAGCTCCGTGTTGGGGACTTCTGCCATGCCCAGGGCATTTGCTTCATCGTGGCTGATGCCAAGGGGCTGGCAGG GCAGCTGTTCTGCGACTTTGGGAAGCACTTCATTGTTGATGACCCAGCAGAAGGGGACCCACTGTGTGCCACTGTGCAGCACATCTCCCAG GGCAACCCAGGCGTGGTGACATGCATGGGAACAGAGGACAGCCATGGCCACCTTTTCTGCGATGGTGACCTGGTGACGTTTTCTGGAGTGGAGGGGATGGTTGAGCTGAACGGCCAGGAGCCCGTCCCCGTGCGTGTGCTGG ATGCCTTCAGGCTGGAGATCAAGGACACCAGCTCGTTCTCACCCTACCGCCGCGGGGGGCTGGTTTCGCAGGTGCGGCTGCCCCAGGTGCACTCCTAT GAGCCCCTGTGCCAGTCACTGGCAGAGCCCAAGATCCGGGTGGCAAGTCCTGAGGAGCTGCCACGCAGCCGCAGCCTACACACCGCCTTCCAGGCCCTGCACGCTTTCCGCAGGGAGCAGGGCCGCCTGCCCCGGCCCAGGGTGCCGGTGAGTCctctttctgcctctgcctggcCCCTGCGGTCCCCCGCCACCCTGCCGGGGCTGCCCTCGCCCCTCTGCCCGCAGGCGGATGCCGAGagggtgctggagctggcacGGAGCCTGGGAGTGCAGCAAGGTCCCCTGGACGAGGACGTCGTGCGAGCCTTTGCCAGCGTGAGTGCGGGGGACCTGTGCCCCGTGGCTGCCGTCGTTGGGGCCCTGGCAGCCCAGGAAGCGCTGAAG GCCATCACTGGGAAGTTCCTGCCCCTGGACCAGTGGTTGTACTTCGACGCCCTGGagtgcctggggctggagggggccGCGCAGCTGGCGGAGGAGGACTGCGCCCCG AGGGGCTCCCGCTATGATGGCCAGATCGCTGTCTTCGGGGCTGCcttccaggagcagctgggctgccagAAGTACTTGGTG GTGGGAGCCGGCGCAGTTGGCTGCGAGCTGCTGAAAAACTTTGCCATGAtggggctggcggcggggccagGTGGGGACCTCACTGTCACCGACATGGACACTGTCGCCCTCTCCAACCTCCATCGGCAGCTCCTCTACCGCTCAGCAGATATATCG AGGCCGAAGTCGGTGGTGGCTGCAGAGGCCGTGCGGCGCATGAACCCTGATGTCAGGGTGACGGCTCACCAGAACCAGGTGGGACCTGTCACTGAGCCCTTCTATGGGGACAACTTCTTCCGGCGCCTGGATGGCGTCGCCAGCGCCCTGGACACACTGGAGGCCC GTGCCTACTTGGAGAGCCGCTGCCTTCGCTGCCTCACGCCACTGCTGGACTCTGGCACAGAGGGAGCACGGGGGAACGTGCTGGCCATGGTGCCCCCCCTGACCAAGCCACTGGGGCCAGCTGGCACCCCGGGGAATGGCACCTTCCCTGTCTGCACGCTGCGGTACTTTCCCCGCACCATCCAGCACACACTGCAG TGGGCCCGTGATGAGTTTGAGGGGCTCTTCCAGCTGCCCGCGGAGCATGTCAGCCAGTTCATGGA AgacccagctttcctggagcagctgccagcagcgaAGGCCCTGGAGGTCCTGCAGCAAGTGCAGGGGAGCCTGCAGGAGCGGCCACGGGACTGGCAGGACTGCGTGCGCTGGGCCCGCCggcactggcagagctgctACCACGATGCCAtcacccagctgctgcacaccTTCCCCCCGGAGCAC GAAACCAGCCCTGGTGTCCCCTTCTGGGCAGGGGATAGGACCTGTCCCTATCCACTGACATTCAACCCTGACAAC GACACCCACCTGGAGTACATCCTGGCCGCTGCCCACCTCTTTGCGCAAGCACACAAGGTGCCACCATGCAGAGACCGGGCAGCCGCCCAGACCATCCTCCGCAGCATGGTCCTGCCACCCTTCGTGCCCCAGGAGGGGCTCCACATCCCCCtcacagaggagcaggaggaggcacGGATGCCTGCGG ACCATGGTGGGCTGGCGGAGCTCCTTCAGGACCTGgtgcagcaaaggcaggagcTGGTAGGCGGTGAGGAGGTGCGAGTGCCCCTGATGGAGCCCATCTACTTTGAGAAG GACAATGACATCCACGTGGACTTCATCACAGCAGCATCCAACCTGCGTGCAGAGAACTATGGCATCCCCCCTGCCAACTGGCTGACG AGCAAGCGGATTGCGGGGCGGATCGTGCCTGCCATCATCACCACCACAGCAGCCGTGGCCGGGCTGGCATGCCTGGAGGTCTACAAACTGGTGTGGGGGTGCCAGGACCTCAGCTGCTACCGCAACAGCAACTTCTGCCTGTCCGACTGCCTGCTGCTCCGCATCCAGCCCCTGCCGCCCCCCACCTACCGG TACGGCGGGAGAGAGTGGAACTGCTGGGACCGGCTGGAGATGCAGGCAGTTGGCACAGATGGGCAGGAGGCAACAGTGCAAGAGGTGCTGGACTGGCTTCAG AGGACACATGGCTGGACCGTGACCATGCTCCTGTGTGGCCACACCGTGCTCTACGAcagggaggaggatgaagagACACgggcccagcagcaggcacagag GTTATCAGAGAATCTGGAGGATACTGGGGAGCTGCGACAGCgtgagctggagctgctgtatGTGTGCGAGGGAGAGGAGGCTGAGACTGAAGATACCCgtccccctctcctctgctccctaCCCTAA
- the TCTA gene encoding T-cell leukemia translocation-altered gene protein, translating into MAAAMGWQAPWRALGALGRELAAEWAAQDVRAALCQLLLLWLGLSLLGVRLAWRAYGGAVAALCYRTGPAARRPPGTGLGPGPASGPGPARPRAHSLSPAGPAGRNGAAERHCPPREGPATEPAKTHRE; encoded by the exons ATGGCGGCGGCGATGGGCTGGCAGGCGCCGTGGCGGGCGCTGGGCGCGCTGGGCCGGGAGCTGGCGGCCGAGTGGGCGGCGCAGGACGTGCGGGCCgcgctgtgccagctgctgctgctctggctgggcCTCAGCCTGCTGGGCGTCCGCCTGGCCTGGCGCGCCTACGGCGGGGCGGTGGCCGCGCTCTGCTACCGGACGgggcccgccgcccgccggcccccgggcACCGGGCTgggccccggccccgcctccggccccgggcccgcccggccccgcgcacACTCCCTCtcccccgccggcccggccggACGCAACGGCGCCGCCGAGCGGCACTGCCCGCCCCG GGAGGGCCCAGCCACAGAGCCAGCGAAGACGCACCGGGAGTGA